One Nicotiana sylvestris chromosome 12, ASM39365v2, whole genome shotgun sequence genomic window carries:
- the LOC104234893 gene encoding NAC domain-containing protein 68-like, translated as MTIISHNYGPYPVLGIRFRPTDEELVRYLLKFVSCKTFSCDHIRVEDLYGNKKPWDIFENNFLGDDTKVNYFFTKLKRTKADGSRFSRGLIGGGCWKGLDKSKPVFKGSKLVGFKKSFQYQEKDSCTERLGGDQVNNIVWNMKEYSLDDNILKVLRQRNSIQYEDFVLCCIKRKSVHDHDHEELGDHMVIAASGNNVVAVMNAMLLTTQEHELEYVTSSSEDHGTGFHDLCPSNQFSSSEHNNVFQLQQDQNIEQLVNVEAQNIEEMAPSAQSHVEYVGRSSEEGTTSNQFTYSSDNNDFQLQQDHNIECDHRDTVPSTLAEMMENIDHVDKESVRVHW; from the coding sequence ATGACTATCATTAGCCATAATTATGGTCCATATCCAGTACTGGGAATCAGGTTTCGACCCACTGATGAAGAGCTTGTTCGCTATCTACTCAAATTCGTCTCTTGCAAGACTTTCTCGTGTGATCATATTCGAGTTGAGGATCTTTACGGGAATAAGAAGCCATGGGATATATTCGAAAACAATTTTCTGGGAGATGATACAAAGGTAAACTATTTCTTTACTAAGTTGAAGAGAACAAAAGCGGATGGTTCAAGGTTCAGTCGAGGGCTGATTGGAGGAGGCTGTTGGAAAGGACTTGACAAAAGTAAACCAGTTTTTAAAGGGTCAAAGTTGGTTGGGTTCAAGAAAAGTTTTCAATATCAAGAAAAAGATAGCTGCACGGAGAGATTAGGTGGCGATCAAGTTAATAATATTGTTTGGAATATGAAAGAGTATAGTCTTGATGACAACATCCTAAAGGTGTTAAGACAACGAAATTCAATTCAGTATGAGGACTTTGTTTTGTGTTGCATTAAGCGTAAATCTGTACATGATCATGATCATGAGGAATTAGGAGATCATATGGTAATAGCGGCCAGTGGAAACAACGTTGTTGCTGTTATGAATGCCATGCTTTTGACAACTCAAGAACATGAACTTGAGTATGTTACAAGTTCTTCAGAGGATCACGGGACAGGTTTTCATGATTTGTGTCCTTCTAATCAATTCTCATCATCTGAACATAATAATGTGTTTCAGTTGCAACAAGACCAAAATATTGAACAATTAGTGAATGTAGAAGCGCAGAATATTGAAGAGATGGCACCTTCAGCTCAAAGTCATGTTGAATATGTTGGAAGATCTTCAGAGGAAGGGACAACTTCAAATCAATTCACATATTCATCTGATAATAATGACTTTCAGTTGCAACAAGATCATAATATTGAATGTGATCATAGGGATACTGTTCCATCAACATTGGCTGAGATGATGGAAAATATTGATCATGTGGATAAGGAAAGTGTACGAGTACATTGGTAG
- the LOC104234892 gene encoding putative WEB family protein At1g65010, chloroplastic: MTKSQDANVLMAQDTIQNFPNPMNVGRDMYEDGEEDEMLQKCRQEVAKKGDLSPMHSVEERRLTQGRRVGTTRAGSIIEPGKRRHASIFSRTISASKLCRCDAMGSQIDSDALVSLERKPTIKHSSENGINRFLIVQEQTRKLEEELRETREQLSFVEEEKSRAIDELSEMKHVAYETNVKATDGLSPRKSRELYAEVRTLMELLTHKQEELKIKDKNIKSLKLELEKARQCELKLLEKDTNLGKVKEGFSHVKAFKICVTDWLSDFRRRIQELEDELENRKLSESKIFDAWLSKTRQFEQIKIELEESKLEIASLHEKIEFLDTTFKENGRYLDHSCNEEMENIKYELELAKENEKAASSKAKALNDEMSLLKNEMKLANEAEEKSRKALDDLALALKEVASEACEAKEKLSATQLELGQVKKEAGNLKEMIKSIKARYKKLMDEAKEETELYRNIADRLKLEVEESLVAWNGKEMSFIACIREAEEERDVALQEAAKLNESLKAAEQMTKAEREENCKLRDI; encoded by the exons ATGACAAAGTCACAAGACGCAAATGTTTTGATGGCACAAGACACTATCCAAAACTTTCCAAATCCAATGAATGTAGGAAGAGACATGTATGAAGATGGAGAGGAAGATGAAATGCTACAAAAATGCAGGCAAGAGGTAGCAAAAAAAGGTGATTTATCACCTATGCACAGTGTAGAAGAAAGAAGACTCACACAAGGAAGAAGAGTTGGGACGACAAG AGCTGGATCCATTATTGAGCCTGGAAAGAGGAGACATGCTTCTATCTTTTCAAGAACAATTTCTGCATCCAAGCTTTGCAGATGTGATGCTATGGGATCACAAATTGATTCAGATGCCCTTGTTTCTCTTGAACGAAAACCCACTATTAAGCATTCGTCCGAG AATGGGATCAATAGATTTTTGATCGTGCAAGAGCAAACGAGGAAACTTGAGGAGGAGCTGAGAGAGACAAGAGAGCAATTAAGTTTTGTTGAAGAAGAAAAGAGCAGAGCCATTGATGAACTTAGTGAGATGAAACATGTAGCCTATGAGACCAATGTGAAGGCGACCGATGGATTATCGCCAAGGAAATCAAGAGAACTTTATGCAGAAGTTAGGACTTTGATGGAGTTGCTTACTCACAAACAAGAAGAATTGAAGATAAAAGATAAGAATATCAAGTCTTTGAAGTTGGAGCTCGAAAAGGCGAGGCAATGTGAGCTCAAGTTACTAGAGAAAGATACAAATTTAGGGAAAGTGAAAGAAGGATTTAGTCATGTAAAAGCATTCAAGATTTGCGTAACAGATTGGTTGTCTGATTTTAGAAGAAGGATTCAAGAATTAGAAGATGAATTGGAGAACAGGAAGTTATCAGAGTCCAAAATATTTGATGCTTGGTTGTCAAAGACAAGACAGTTTGAACAAATCAAGATTGAACTCGAAGAATCCAAGCTCGAGATTGCTTCTCTTCATGAAAAGATTGAATTTTTAGACACTACTTTCAAGGAAAATGGAAGGTATCTTGATCATTCTTGCAATGAGGAAATGGAAAATATCAAGTATgaacttgaattggcaaaagagAACGAGAAGGCGGCATCATCAAAGGCCAAGGCTTTAAATGATGAGATGAGCTTGCTGAAAAATGAAATGAAGTTGGCAAATGAGGCAGAAGAAAAGAGCAGAAAGGCGTTAGATGATTTAGCGTTAGCATTGAAGGAAGTTGCTTCGGAAGCATGTGAGGCCAAAGAGAAACTTAGTGCTACACAATTAGAACTCGGACAAGTGAAAAAGGAGGCTGGAAATCTGAAGGAGATGATCAAGAGCATTAAGGCTAGATATAAAAAGCTTATGGATGAAGCAAAAGAGGAGACGGAACTATATAGAAATATAGCGGACAGATTGAAGTTAGAGGTGGAGGAGTCACTAGTGGCTTGGAATGGGAAAGAAATGAGCTTCATCGCGTGTATAAGAGAAGCTGAAGAAGAACGGGATGTTGCTCTCCAAGAGGCCGCTAAGCTCAACGAGTCTCTtaaagcagccgagcaaatgacTAAAGCAGAAAGGGAAGAAAACTGTAAATTGAGAGACATATGA